The following DNA comes from Janthinobacterium sp. TB1-E2.
CAGCCGCTTCCACTGCCGCTGCGCCTGGCCGCAAGAATCGTCCACGGCAGCGATGATCTCGCGCTGGCGCGCCTTGTCGTTGTCATCCCACTCGCCGGCAAAGTGCTCGCACATCTGGGCGTTCTCGACGAACTTCGCCACGTCCTTGGGCAACTTTTCCTGCGCGCCAGCCAGCATGGGCAGGCAACTGAACAGCAGAACAAGCAGCTGCTTCATCGAACCTCCTTATTTGCCGATGCAGAAACGGCTGAAGATCACGCCCAGCAGATCGTCAGGCGAGAATTCGCCGGTGATGCTCGACAGTTGCACCTGCGCCAGGCGCAGCTCTTCGGCAAACAGGTCCAGCGACTGGTCGTCCTGCGCCGCATGCGCGGCGGCGATATCGAGATGCTTGCCGGCCGATTTCAAGGCGATCAGATGGCGTTCGCGCGCCAGGTACAGCGATTCGCCCGTCTGCTGCCAGCCGGCGATGCGCAGAAGCTCGGCGCGCAAGAGGTCAATGCCGATGTGCTCGTGCGCCGACAGATACACATGGGTGGCGTCGGGCATGCTGTCGACGCCGGGCTTGTGGCCGGACAGATCGATCTTGTTCCACACGCGCACCACGGGCACGCCTTCGGGGAAGGCGGCGACGATGGTTTCATCGGCCAGGGTCGGGCCGTGGTCGGCGTCGAGCAGGTGCAAGATCACGTCCGCCTTGCCGATTTCGCCCCAGGTGCGTTCGATGCCGATGCGCTCGACGGCGTCGATGGTGTCGCCCGCGCTGCGGATGCCGGCCGTGTCGATGATGTTGAGCGGAATGCCTTCAATCTGGATGGTTTCGCTGACCTTGTCGCGCGTGGTGCCGGCGATCGGCGTGACGATGGCCACGTCGGCGCCCGCCAGCGCGTTCAGCAGCGACGATTTACCGACGTTCGGCTGTCCGGCCAGCACGACATTGAGACCTTCGCGCAGCAACGCGCCCTGCGCCGCCTGGGCAAACACTTTGTTCAACGCTTCGATGACGGCTTTCAATTGGCCGCGCGCATTCGATTTTTCCAGGAAGTCGATTTCCTCTTCCGGGAAATCCAGGGTCGCCTCGACCAGCATGCGCAAGCCCGTCACCTGCTCGACCAGCGCGTGGATGGTGTTCGAGAACGCGCCCGACAGCGATTGCGAAGCGGACTTGGCCGCCGCTTCCGT
Coding sequences within:
- the mnmE gene encoding tRNA uridine-5-carboxymethylaminomethyl(34) synthesis GTPase MnmE codes for the protein MKLDSSPIAAIATAPGRGGIGVVRASGKNLAPLMTALFGAQQLKPRHATYLPFTEADGSIIDQGIAIHFKGPHSYTGEDVLELQGHGGPIVLQLLLARVLEAGRDSGLRLAEPGEFTRRAFLNDKLDLAQAEAVADLIDASTEAAAKSASQSLSGAFSNTIHALVEQVTGLRMLVEATLDFPEEEIDFLEKSNARGQLKAVIEALNKVFAQAAQGALLREGLNVVLAGQPNVGKSSLLNALAGADVAIVTPIAGTTRDKVSETIQIEGIPLNIIDTAGIRSAGDTIDAVERIGIERTWGEIGKADVILHLLDADHGPTLADETIVAAFPEGVPVVRVWNKIDLSGHKPGVDSMPDATHVYLSAHEHIGIDLLRAELLRIAGWQQTGESLYLARERHLIALKSAGKHLDIAAAHAAQDDQSLDLFAEELRLAQVQLSSITGEFSPDDLLGVIFSRFCIGK